A portion of the Pectobacterium brasiliense genome contains these proteins:
- a CDS encoding FHA domain-containing protein produces MFELRVLTGLHRGAALPLCGNAWRIGAADDADLVLYDPGIAPYHGQLEKTAGGWALSAQDGALCNAEGHTVEQIDALPPGTPFALGQIWLCIVAADTPWPDDNETPPTAEENVLPAEMPVEEPPHHTATPIPAPAPAPRLPLWAKASYLLLGALLLVMVGSWQLQESVAMPAAPSPQDTRKPLGTLPQLESTLRIMLQERELSAAVKVAAYQDRVTLTGQLTPNDQKKLERMLAQLHQRYRTALSVDNRTQLKTEQLPFQIVQVTSGSRANVVTADGQRFFIGDEIDNLRLVRIDEHQIEFSGRQQITVNW; encoded by the coding sequence ATGTTTGAATTACGCGTGCTGACTGGTTTACATCGCGGTGCAGCGCTGCCGCTCTGTGGAAACGCCTGGCGTATCGGTGCAGCCGATGATGCCGATCTCGTGCTCTACGATCCCGGCATTGCGCCTTATCACGGCCAGTTGGAGAAGACCGCTGGCGGCTGGGCGCTCAGCGCACAGGATGGCGCGTTGTGCAACGCGGAAGGCCATACCGTCGAGCAGATTGACGCCCTACCGCCCGGCACCCCGTTTGCGCTGGGGCAGATTTGGCTCTGCATCGTCGCAGCCGATACGCCCTGGCCTGACGACAACGAAACGCCTCCGACTGCGGAAGAGAATGTTCTTCCTGCGGAGATGCCTGTCGAGGAACCGCCGCACCATACTGCTACGCCGATTCCTGCGCCTGCCCCCGCACCGCGCCTGCCGCTGTGGGCCAAAGCCAGTTACCTGCTGCTTGGCGCGTTGCTGCTGGTGATGGTGGGCAGTTGGCAGCTACAGGAGAGCGTCGCGATGCCTGCCGCCCCATCGCCGCAGGATACCCGCAAGCCGCTCGGCACCCTGCCACAGCTGGAGAGCACGCTGCGCATCATGTTGCAGGAGCGGGAACTGAGCGCGGCCGTGAAAGTGGCGGCGTATCAGGATCGCGTCACACTCACCGGACAATTAACGCCAAACGATCAAAAAAAGCTGGAACGGATGCTCGCCCAACTCCACCAACGTTATAGAACCGCGCTATCCGTGGATAACCGCACGCAGCTAAAAACAGAGCAACTGCCGTTTCAGATCGTTCAGGTAACCAGCGGGTCACGCGCCAACGTCGTCACGGCGGACGGTCAGCGCTTTTTCATCGGTGATGAGATCGACAACCTGCGTCTGGTGAGAATTGACGAGCACCAGATTGAATTCAGTGGCAGACAACAGATAACGGTGAACTGGTAA
- the sctV gene encoding type III secretion system export apparatus subunit SctV, translating into MNLLIIWLNRIALSAMQRSEVVGAVIVMSIVFMMIIPLPTGLIDVLIALNICVSSLLIVLAMYLPKPLAFSTFPAVLLLTTMFRLAISISTTRQILLQQDGGHIVEAFGNYVVGGNLAVGLVIFLILTVVNFLVITKGSERVAEVAARFTLDAMPGKQMSIDSDLRAGLIEAHQARQRRENLAKESQLFGAMDGAMKFVKGDAIASLVIVFINMIGGFAIGVLQHNMAASDAMHVYSVLTIGDGLIAQIPALLISLTAGMIITRVSADGQKVDANIGREIAEQLTSQPKAWIISSIGMFGFALLPGMPTLVFVTISLASLGSGLFQLWRIKQQGQLDASQLEADNIPAEQNGYQDLRRFNPTRAYLLLFHPVWQEQPTATALVQNIRRLRNKLVYRFGFTLPSFDIEFSDRLAEDEFQFCVYEIPYVKATFVTDRLAVASGAVESTDVDLATPGPTLRDESQWLWLPLAQVAQQPDDVPRWGADELILARMEQAIHRTGSQFIGLQETKSILAWLESEQPELAQELQRIMPLSRFASVLQRLASERVPLRSVRPIAEALIEVGQHERDTLALTDYVRLALKSQICHQYSDENNLAVWLLTPESEELLRDALRQTQNETFFALTQDYASTLLGQLRQAFPPLSPQRSLVLVAQDLRSPLRTLLQDEFHHVPVLSFTELESTLSINVIGRLDLYDSPDPFSA; encoded by the coding sequence ATGAATCTGTTGATTATCTGGCTGAACCGCATTGCGCTGAGCGCGATGCAGCGCTCGGAGGTCGTTGGCGCGGTCATCGTGATGTCTATCGTCTTCATGATGATCATTCCGCTGCCCACCGGGCTGATCGATGTGCTGATCGCACTCAATATCTGCGTCTCTTCCCTGCTGATCGTGCTGGCAATGTACTTACCCAAACCGCTGGCCTTTTCGACGTTTCCGGCGGTCCTGCTGCTGACCACCATGTTTCGACTGGCGATCTCCATTTCCACCACGCGCCAGATTCTGCTCCAGCAGGACGGTGGCCATATCGTTGAGGCCTTCGGTAACTACGTGGTGGGCGGGAATCTGGCGGTCGGTCTGGTTATTTTCCTGATTCTGACGGTGGTGAACTTTCTGGTGATCACCAAAGGCTCCGAACGCGTGGCTGAGGTAGCGGCACGCTTTACGCTCGATGCGATGCCCGGTAAACAGATGTCCATCGACAGCGATCTGCGTGCTGGGTTAATCGAAGCCCATCAGGCACGGCAGCGGCGGGAAAATCTGGCGAAAGAAAGTCAGCTGTTCGGGGCGATGGACGGCGCGATGAAGTTCGTTAAGGGCGACGCCATTGCGTCGCTGGTGATCGTGTTCATCAACATGATCGGCGGTTTCGCCATCGGCGTGTTGCAGCACAACATGGCCGCGTCCGATGCGATGCACGTCTACTCGGTATTGACCATCGGCGACGGGCTGATCGCCCAGATTCCGGCTCTGCTGATCTCGCTGACCGCCGGGATGATCATCACCCGCGTCTCGGCAGACGGGCAAAAAGTGGATGCCAATATTGGCCGCGAAATTGCCGAACAGCTCACCAGCCAGCCCAAAGCGTGGATTATCTCCTCCATCGGCATGTTCGGTTTTGCGCTGCTGCCAGGGATGCCGACGCTGGTATTTGTCACCATCAGTCTGGCATCGCTCGGCAGCGGTCTGTTCCAGCTCTGGCGCATCAAGCAACAAGGTCAGTTGGATGCCAGTCAGTTGGAAGCGGACAATATACCTGCCGAACAGAACGGCTATCAGGATCTGCGGCGCTTCAATCCCACACGCGCCTATTTGCTGCTGTTTCATCCGGTCTGGCAAGAGCAGCCAACGGCAACGGCGCTGGTGCAGAATATTCGCCGCCTGCGTAACAAACTGGTCTACCGCTTCGGTTTTACGCTGCCGTCCTTTGATATCGAATTCAGCGATCGACTGGCAGAGGATGAATTTCAGTTTTGCGTCTACGAAATCCCCTATGTGAAAGCCACGTTTGTCACCGATCGGCTGGCCGTTGCCAGCGGTGCTGTCGAATCGACTGATGTTGATCTTGCCACACCCGGTCCGACGCTGCGGGATGAAAGCCAGTGGCTCTGGCTGCCGCTCGCACAGGTCGCGCAACAGCCGGACGACGTGCCGCGCTGGGGTGCGGATGAGCTGATTCTGGCGCGCATGGAACAGGCCATTCACCGCACTGGCTCACAATTTATTGGTTTGCAGGAAACCAAATCCATTCTGGCCTGGCTGGAGAGCGAGCAGCCGGAATTGGCGCAGGAGCTTCAGCGCATCATGCCGCTTTCGCGTTTCGCCAGCGTGCTGCAACGGCTGGCTTCAGAACGCGTGCCACTGCGGTCGGTACGCCCCATCGCCGAGGCGCTGATTGAAGTCGGCCAGCACGAACGCGACACGCTGGCGCTGACCGACTACGTGCGTCTGGCGCTTAAATCGCAAATCTGTCACCAGTACAGCGACGAAAACAACCTTGCCGTCTGGCTGTTGACGCCAGAAAGCGAAGAGCTGCTGCGCGATGCGCTGCGCCAGACGCAGAACGAAACCTTCTTCGCCCTGACGCAGGACTACGCCTCCACGCTGCTCGGTCAGCTGCGACAGGCGTTTCCACCGCTCTCGCCGCAGCGCAGTCTGGTGCTGGTGGCACAGGATTTACGCAGCCCGCTGCGCACGCTGTTGCAGGACGAATTTCACCACGTTCCGGTGCTGTCCTTCACCGAGTTGGAATCCACCCTGTCGATCAACGTCATTGGACGTCTCGATCTTTACGACTCCCCCGACCCCTTTAGCGCATAG
- the sctW gene encoding type III secretion system gatekeeper subunit SctW gives MIKMPTVLPSSSALPRPVVVDDDPAPQAAVQQTSSHHASPGSPLSTSMEEVAMAFGEQAERRSKSLNRRHIAQQPDARATANVERIEKLTELFRMLENPSQSTLDQQLSRMRDLLMQQGSSSLEAVLEAAGNDPARGDILLRHIQQQSPQQPELTAAAESALQQLHQEKGPEVRAGLNTATAIALFSTQPEQKQAMRDLYYQKIVHQQSASALLDSLLERFDAATFSIGLRTLQRALAADIASLTPSISKAVLSKMLSNLNDSRHLSHTLSSSQTLLTRLANKVPAFTLGAVELTRRLIGLSANGAYARDLHNLGREVAGTQVQHQAMFFSALLPLVSDLPHPLWRDSKNRQTALQLIRGMIGDIAQYEKQQAKGTQHDDLTQRDTASWQKQSARDSDKEQP, from the coding sequence ATGATCAAAATGCCGACGGTTCTTCCCTCCAGTAGCGCCCTGCCGCGCCCTGTCGTGGTGGATGACGATCCCGCGCCGCAGGCTGCGGTACAGCAGACGAGTTCGCACCACGCGTCTCCCGGTTCGCCGCTATCCACCTCGATGGAGGAAGTGGCGATGGCGTTTGGCGAGCAGGCCGAGCGAAGGAGCAAATCGCTGAACCGACGCCACATCGCCCAGCAGCCGGACGCGCGCGCCACCGCCAATGTCGAACGGATTGAGAAACTGACCGAACTGTTCAGGATGCTGGAAAATCCATCGCAAAGTACGCTCGATCAGCAGTTGAGCCGGATGCGCGATCTGCTCATGCAGCAGGGCTCGTCGTCTCTTGAGGCGGTGCTGGAAGCCGCGGGCAACGATCCGGCGCGCGGCGATATCCTGCTGCGCCACATCCAGCAGCAATCTCCCCAGCAGCCTGAGCTGACCGCGGCGGCGGAAAGTGCGTTACAGCAGTTACATCAGGAGAAAGGGCCGGAAGTCCGAGCCGGTCTGAATACGGCAACGGCCATTGCGCTGTTCAGCACCCAGCCGGAACAAAAACAGGCGATGCGCGATCTGTACTACCAGAAAATCGTACATCAGCAGTCGGCCAGTGCACTGCTGGATTCCCTGCTGGAACGCTTTGACGCCGCGACGTTTTCCATTGGGCTGCGCACGTTGCAGCGGGCGCTGGCGGCGGATATTGCCTCGCTGACGCCGTCGATTTCGAAAGCCGTACTCAGCAAAATGCTGAGCAACCTCAATGATTCTCGTCACCTGAGCCATACGCTGTCATCCAGCCAGACGCTGCTTACCCGGTTAGCAAACAAAGTGCCCGCCTTTACGCTCGGTGCCGTGGAGCTAACCCGCCGTCTGATTGGTCTGAGCGCCAACGGTGCCTATGCCCGCGACCTGCATAATCTCGGACGGGAAGTCGCCGGTACGCAGGTACAGCATCAAGCCATGTTTTTCAGCGCCCTGCTGCCGCTCGTCAGCGACCTGCCGCATCCCCTGTGGCGCGACAGTAAAAACCGGCAAACGGCGCTCCAGCTGATACGCGGGATGATTGGCGATATCGCCCAATATGAGAAACAGCAGGCCAAAGGCACTCAGCATGATGACCTGACGCAGCGTGATACGGCATCGTGGCAAAAACAGAGTGCGCGCGATTCGGATAAGGAGCAGCCATGA